In Nicotiana tabacum cultivar K326 chromosome 11, ASM71507v2, whole genome shotgun sequence, a single window of DNA contains:
- the LOC142165776 gene encoding uncharacterized protein LOC142165776, with amino-acid sequence MKIPIEIRWYRPPKNAIKLNCDGAFSSTNNVAGIGGLFRNSNDDWIMGYHKAIRASSPIHAESLALLEGLRIAVDFKHTNMEIKTDSTDVIKLMHEDCTNFHNIIFECRWLMHQLKLPILRHNFREGNEVAHRPAKEAMKHAPSNKCVYHTCPPFFAKEEVQKNKHESCNSIRTISTDVCNFLANMGNSNALKTMSYSCNLSFK; translated from the coding sequence ATGAAAATCCCCATTGAGATTAGGTGGTATAGACCACCTAAAAATGCTATTAAACTAAATTGTGATGGCGCTTTCTCTTCTACTAATAATGTAGCAGGAATTGGTGGATTATTCCGCAACAGCAATGATGATTGGATTATGGGATATCATAAAGCAATACGCGCTTCCTCCCCAATTCATGCAGAATCGTTGGCCCTTCTGGAAGGATTAAGAATTGCAGTGGACTTTAAACATACAAATATGGAAATTAAAACTGATAGCACGGATGTTATTAAACTAATGCATGAGGATTGCACTAATTTTCACAATATTATTTTTGAATGCAGATGGTTAATGCACCAATTGAAGCTCCCAATACTGAGGCACAATTTTAGGGAAGGAAATGAAGTGGCTCATCGACCGGCTAAAGAAGCTATGAAGCATGCCCCCAGTAACAAATGTGTTTACCATACTTGTCCGCCTTTTTTTGCTAAAGAAGAAGTTCAAAAAAACAAGCATGAATCTTGTAATAGTATAAGAACTATTTCTACTGATGTTTGTAATTTCCTAGCAAATATGGGCAATAGTAATGCCCTTAAGACTATGTCTTACTCCTGTAATTTGTCTTTTAAGTAA